In Streptomyces sp. NBC_00433, a single genomic region encodes these proteins:
- a CDS encoding ComF family protein, translated as MRGWWREIAGLVLPVDCAGCGRPRTELCERCRGLLGGASSVRRVRPTPEPPGLPPVYATGRYGDEVRAVLLAHKERGALGLARPLGTALAAAVRPLGVAGTVLLVPVPSARRAVARRGHDATARMARAAAAALRRTGTPARAVALLRQRRAVADQSGLDAAGRAANLSGAVEAVGGCAALLSVAEVVLVDDLMTTGTSLSVAARAVSVAGGRVAGAAVVAGPDGPEIHPGGHRRR; from the coding sequence ATGCGGGGCTGGTGGCGGGAGATCGCCGGGCTGGTGCTGCCGGTGGACTGCGCGGGCTGCGGGCGTCCGCGTACGGAGTTGTGCGAGCGGTGCCGGGGGCTGCTGGGCGGCGCGTCCTCGGTGCGGCGGGTGCGTCCGACACCGGAGCCGCCCGGTCTGCCGCCGGTCTATGCGACGGGGCGGTACGGCGACGAGGTGCGGGCGGTGCTCCTCGCGCACAAGGAGAGGGGCGCGCTGGGCCTGGCCCGGCCGCTGGGAACGGCCCTTGCGGCGGCTGTACGGCCGCTTGGCGTCGCGGGGACGGTGCTGCTGGTGCCGGTGCCCTCAGCGCGGCGGGCAGTGGCGCGGAGGGGCCATGACGCCACAGCACGGATGGCCCGTGCTGCGGCAGCGGCACTGCGCCGCACGGGGACGCCGGCGAGGGCGGTGGCCCTGTTGCGGCAGCGGCGGGCGGTCGCCGACCAGTCCGGCCTGGACGCGGCCGGACGGGCGGCGAACCTGTCCGGTGCGGTGGAGGCGGTCGGCGGCTGTGCGGCGCTGCTGTCGGTCGCCGAGGTGGTGCTGGTGGACGACCTGATGACCACCGGGACGTCACTGAGCGTGGCGGCGCGGGCCGTCTCGGTGGCGGGAGGGAGAGTGGCGGGAGCGGCGGTCGTGGCGGGGCCGGATGGCCCGGAAATCCACCCGGGCGGGCATCGTCGCAGGTGA
- a CDS encoding response regulator transcription factor, whose translation MPDFAHRAAGGSRPGPYEGPDDPAGPAPVEPIRVLVVDDHALFRRGLEIVLAQEEDIQVVGEAGDGAEAVDKAADLLPDIVLMDVRMPRRGGIEACTSIKEVAPSAKIIMLTISDEEADLYEAIKAGATGYLLKEISTDEVATAIRAVADGQSQISPSMASKLLTEFKSMIQRTDERRLVPAPKLTDRELEVLKLVATGLNNRDIAKQLFISENTVKNHVRNILEKLQLHSRMEAVVYAMREKILEIR comes from the coding sequence ATGCCGGACTTCGCGCACCGGGCTGCCGGCGGGAGCAGGCCCGGCCCCTACGAAGGACCGGACGATCCGGCCGGGCCGGCGCCGGTCGAGCCGATCCGGGTGCTGGTGGTGGACGACCACGCGCTCTTCCGCCGGGGTCTGGAGATCGTGCTGGCGCAGGAGGAGGACATCCAGGTCGTCGGCGAGGCCGGGGACGGGGCGGAAGCGGTGGACAAGGCGGCCGACCTGCTGCCCGACATCGTGCTGATGGATGTGCGGATGCCGCGCCGCGGCGGTATCGAGGCCTGTACCTCCATCAAGGAGGTGGCACCGAGCGCCAAGATCATCATGTTGACCATAAGCGATGAGGAAGCCGACCTCTACGAGGCGATCAAGGCCGGGGCGACCGGTTATCTGCTCAAGGAGATTTCCACCGACGAGGTGGCCACCGCGATCCGCGCGGTCGCGGACGGGCAGTCGCAGATCAGCCCGTCGATGGCGTCCAAGCTGCTGACCGAGTTCAAGTCGATGATCCAGCGCACCGACGAGCGGCGGCTGGTGCCCGCCCCCAAGCTCACCGACCGGGAGCTGGAGGTGCTCAAGCTGGTGGCCACCGGGCTGAACAACCGGGACATAGCCAAGCAGCTCTTCATCAGCGAGAACACGGTGAAGAACCATGTGCGCAACATCCTGGAGAAGCTGCAGCTGCACTCCAGGATGGAGGCCGTGGTCTACGCGATGCGCGAGAAGATCCTCGAGATCCGCTGA
- a CDS encoding winged helix DNA-binding domain-containing protein, which produces MTALPPHQLTLSADEARRIALRAQGFLGAPDRRAGTRGVLRSLGAVQLDTISVLARSHELIPYARLGAVGREAVEQAYWSDDHAFEYWSHAACILPIEEWPHFAFRRRARRARGHRWHVLADAERSCATVLDRLRVDGPLTSTELGGAKNGGPWWDWSETKIAVEWLLDTGEVVCTRRRSWKRVYDLAERAVPDALLHDDIDDAECMRRLVAQAGAAMGVATRADLADYHRLKGEQVAAVIADTGLVPVEVEGWGKPAWADPAALASEPRGRHRTTLLSPFDSLIWDRPRTERIFGFTHRLEAYTPKPKRIHGYFAMPLLAGGRLVGRVDPAREGRTLVARQVTLDSHKAVQPAADAIAEAAGWVGCEEARVERVLPETLREPLVTAVKRSHDRR; this is translated from the coding sequence ATGACAGCGCTGCCGCCGCACCAGCTCACCTTGTCCGCCGACGAGGCCCGCAGGATCGCCCTGCGCGCCCAGGGGTTCCTCGGCGCCCCCGACCGGCGGGCCGGCACCCGCGGGGTGCTGCGCTCGCTCGGCGCCGTGCAGCTCGACACGATCTCGGTGCTGGCCCGGTCGCACGAGCTGATCCCTTACGCGCGGCTGGGCGCGGTCGGCAGGGAGGCGGTGGAGCAGGCGTACTGGTCGGACGACCACGCCTTCGAATACTGGTCGCACGCCGCCTGCATCCTGCCCATCGAGGAGTGGCCGCACTTCGCCTTCCGGCGGCGGGCCCGGCGGGCGCGCGGCCACCGCTGGCATGTGCTGGCCGACGCCGAGCGGTCCTGCGCCACCGTGCTCGACCGGCTGCGCGTCGACGGACCGCTGACGTCCACCGAATTGGGCGGCGCGAAGAACGGCGGACCGTGGTGGGACTGGTCCGAGACGAAGATCGCCGTGGAGTGGCTGCTGGACACCGGCGAGGTGGTCTGCACCCGGCGGCGCAGCTGGAAGCGGGTCTACGACCTGGCGGAGCGCGCCGTGCCCGACGCGCTGCTGCACGACGACATCGACGACGCCGAGTGCATGCGGCGGCTGGTCGCCCAGGCCGGTGCCGCCATGGGGGTCGCCACCCGCGCCGACCTGGCGGACTACCACCGGCTCAAGGGCGAGCAGGTCGCCGCGGTGATCGCCGACACCGGCCTGGTCCCGGTCGAGGTCGAGGGCTGGGGGAAGCCGGCCTGGGCCGACCCGGCGGCGCTGGCGAGCGAGCCGCGCGGCCGGCACCGTACGACGCTGCTGTCGCCCTTCGACTCGCTGATCTGGGACCGGCCGCGCACCGAGCGCATCTTCGGCTTCACCCACCGGCTGGAGGCCTACACGCCCAAGCCCAAGCGGATCCACGGCTATTTCGCCATGCCGCTGCTGGCCGGCGGCCGGCTGGTGGGCCGGGTCGACCCGGCCAGGGAGGGCAGGACGCTGGTCGCCCGGCAGGTGACGCTGGACAGCCACAAGGCAGTGCAGCCCGCCGCCGACGCCATCGCGGAGGCGGCCGGCTGGGTCGGCTGCGAGGAGGCTCGTGTCGAGCGGGTGCTCCCGGAGACCCTGCGCGAACCGCTGGTCACCGCGGTCAAGCGCTCCCACGACCGCCGCTAG
- the raiA gene encoding ribosome-associated translation inhibitor RaiA, with protein sequence MDIVVKGRKTEVPERFRKHVAEKLDKIQKLDGKVISLDVEVSKELNPRQADRSDRVEITLNTRGPVVRAEAAAADPYAALDVAVTKLEARLRKAASKRHTRRGNGRIPAADVASAVPDAAYMNAEGEVVGDPSSDGVPTKRMGPLEVRGEGPLVVREKTHAAAPMALDQALYEMELVGHDFYLFVDADTKQPSVVYRRHGYDYGVIHLNADEAGAEAPAGAGGALAR encoded by the coding sequence GTGGACATCGTCGTCAAGGGCCGCAAGACCGAGGTGCCTGAGCGGTTCCGGAAGCACGTGGCCGAGAAGCTGGACAAGATCCAGAAGCTCGACGGCAAGGTGATCAGCCTCGACGTCGAGGTGTCCAAGGAGCTCAACCCGCGGCAGGCGGACCGTTCAGACCGGGTGGAGATCACGCTCAACACCCGGGGCCCGGTGGTCCGGGCGGAAGCGGCAGCGGCCGACCCGTATGCCGCCCTGGACGTCGCGGTGACGAAACTGGAGGCGCGGCTCCGCAAGGCCGCGAGCAAGCGCCACACCCGCAGGGGAAACGGCCGGATCCCGGCCGCGGACGTAGCCTCCGCCGTCCCGGACGCGGCGTACATGAACGCGGAGGGCGAGGTGGTCGGCGACCCGTCGAGCGACGGTGTGCCGACCAAGCGGATGGGCCCGTTGGAGGTGCGCGGCGAAGGGCCGCTGGTGGTCAGGGAGAAGACGCACGCGGCCGCGCCGATGGCGCTCGACCAGGCGCTGTACGAGATGGAGCTGGTGGGGCACGACTTCTATCTGTTCGTCGACGCCGACACCAAGCAGCCGAGCGTGGTCTACCGGCGGCACGGCTACGACTACGGCGTGATCCATCTCAACGCGGACGAGGCGGGAGCGGAGGCTCCGGCCGGCGCCGGCGGGGCGCTGGCCCGCTGA
- a CDS encoding GNAT family N-acetyltransferase translates to MDPVTLTTGRLLLRPLEPRDTDAVLAACQDPEIPRWTSVPSPYTRENAADFVERISAQGWRDDTLYNFGVFTREDGALVSSMGLLRLGQLPEPGRQAELGYWTVKEQRGKGYTAEAGRAVCEWAFGALGVERVEWFAEAGNEGSRAVALRIGFVMEGTLRAKIVHRGVRRDTWSAALLPSDWGRESATPYLPYPPDGSDRPVD, encoded by the coding sequence ATGGATCCCGTCACTTTGACCACCGGACGCCTGCTGCTGCGCCCGCTGGAGCCCCGCGACACCGACGCGGTGCTGGCCGCCTGCCAGGACCCGGAGATTCCGCGCTGGACGTCCGTCCCCTCGCCCTACACCCGCGAGAACGCGGCGGATTTCGTCGAACGGATCTCCGCCCAGGGCTGGCGGGACGACACCCTGTACAACTTCGGCGTCTTCACCCGTGAGGACGGCGCCCTGGTCAGCTCGATGGGACTGCTCAGGCTCGGGCAGCTGCCCGAGCCCGGCCGGCAGGCGGAGCTGGGCTACTGGACGGTGAAGGAGCAGCGCGGCAAGGGCTACACGGCCGAGGCGGGCCGGGCGGTGTGCGAGTGGGCCTTCGGGGCGCTGGGCGTGGAGCGGGTCGAATGGTTCGCGGAGGCCGGGAACGAGGGCTCCCGCGCGGTGGCGCTCCGCATCGGCTTCGTCATGGAGGGCACCCTGCGGGCGAAGATCGTGCACCGCGGCGTCCGGCGCGACACCTGGAGCGCGGCGCTGCTGCCCTCGGACTGGGGCCGGGAGTCGGCGACCCCGTATCTGCCGTATCCGCCGGACGGCTCCGATCGGCCTGTCGACTGA
- the secA gene encoding preprotein translocase subunit SecA has product MSVINKLMRAGEGKILRKLHRIADQVNSIEEDFESLSDAELRALTDEYKERYENGETLDDLLPEAFATVREAARRVLGQRHYDVQLMGGAALHLGYVAEMRTGEGKTLVGTLPAYLNALSGKGVHLITVNDYLAERDSEWMGRVHKFLGLEVGCILANMSPAERRAQYACDITYGTNNEFGFDYLRDNMAWSKDELVQRGHNFAIVDEVDSILVDEARTPLIISGPADQATKWYSDFARLVRRLNRGEAGSLGKEETGDYDVDEKKRTVAIHESGVGKVEDWLGIDNLYESVNTPLVGYLNNAIKAKELYKNDKDYVVMDGEVMIVDEHTGRILAGRRYNEGMHQAIEAKEGVDIKDENQTLATITLQNFFRLYDKLSGMTGTAMTEAAEFHQIYKLGVVPIPTNRPLARMDKPDLIYRTEEAKFAAVVEDIVEKHEKGQPVLVGTVSVEKSEYLSAQLSKRGVPHEVLNAKQHDREASIVAQAGRKGAVTVATNMAGRGTDIKLGGNPDDLAEAELRQRGLDPLEHVEEWAAALPAALERAEEAVKAEHEEVVDLGGLYVLGTERHESRRIDNQLRGRSGRQGDPGESRFYLSLGDDLMRLFKAQMVERVMSMANVPDDVPIENKMVTRAIASAQSQVEQQNFEIRKNVLKYDEVLNRQREVIYGERRRVLEGEDLHEQVQHFMDDTIDAYIDAETREGFAEDWDLDRLWGAFKQLYPAKATIDELEEEAGDRAGITAEFIAETVKDDIHEQYAEREKQLTEDVMRELERRVVLSVLDRKWREHLYEMDYLQEGIGLRAMAQRDPLVEYQREGFDMFTAMMDGIKEESVGYLFNLEVQVEQQVEEVPVMADAEVQDAPPSLAKDRPEIRAKGLDAPKRADRLHFSAPTVDGEGGVVEGDFAGEPADAAEGEEVGQTRAERRKAAKGGRRRKK; this is encoded by the coding sequence GTGTCCGTCATCAACAAGCTCATGCGTGCAGGCGAAGGCAAGATCCTGCGCAAACTGCACCGCATCGCGGACCAGGTCAATTCCATCGAAGAGGACTTCGAGAGCCTTTCCGATGCCGAGCTGCGGGCACTCACCGACGAGTACAAGGAGCGGTACGAGAACGGCGAGACCCTCGACGACCTGCTGCCCGAGGCGTTCGCGACGGTCCGCGAGGCGGCCAGGCGCGTTCTGGGACAGCGGCACTACGACGTGCAGTTGATGGGCGGCGCGGCCCTGCACCTGGGCTATGTCGCCGAGATGCGCACCGGTGAGGGCAAGACGCTGGTCGGCACGCTGCCCGCGTATCTGAACGCGCTGTCCGGCAAGGGCGTGCACCTGATCACCGTCAACGACTACCTCGCCGAGCGCGACTCGGAGTGGATGGGCCGGGTGCACAAATTCCTCGGCCTCGAAGTCGGCTGCATCCTGGCCAACATGTCGCCCGCCGAGCGCCGGGCGCAGTACGCGTGCGACATCACGTACGGCACCAACAACGAGTTCGGCTTCGACTACCTGCGCGACAACATGGCCTGGTCCAAGGACGAGCTCGTACAGCGCGGCCACAACTTCGCGATCGTCGACGAGGTCGACTCGATCCTGGTGGACGAGGCGCGTACGCCGCTGATCATCTCCGGGCCCGCCGACCAGGCGACCAAGTGGTACAGCGACTTCGCGCGGCTGGTGCGCCGGCTCAACCGCGGCGAGGCCGGCAGCCTCGGCAAGGAGGAGACCGGCGACTACGACGTGGACGAGAAGAAGCGCACCGTCGCGATCCACGAGTCCGGTGTCGGCAAGGTCGAGGACTGGCTGGGCATCGACAACCTGTACGAGTCGGTCAACACCCCGCTCGTCGGTTACCTGAACAACGCCATCAAGGCCAAGGAGCTCTACAAGAACGACAAGGACTACGTCGTCATGGACGGCGAAGTCATGATCGTCGACGAGCACACCGGCCGTATCCTCGCCGGCCGCCGCTACAACGAGGGCATGCACCAGGCGATCGAGGCGAAGGAAGGGGTGGACATCAAGGACGAGAACCAGACGCTCGCCACGATCACCCTGCAGAACTTCTTCCGCCTGTACGACAAGCTGTCCGGAATGACCGGTACGGCCATGACCGAGGCCGCCGAGTTCCACCAGATCTACAAGCTCGGCGTGGTCCCGATCCCGACCAACCGGCCGCTGGCCCGGATGGACAAGCCGGACCTGATCTACCGCACGGAAGAGGCGAAGTTCGCCGCCGTGGTCGAGGACATCGTCGAGAAGCACGAGAAGGGCCAGCCGGTGCTGGTCGGCACCGTGTCGGTCGAGAAGTCCGAGTACCTGTCGGCGCAGCTGTCCAAGCGCGGTGTGCCGCACGAGGTGCTGAACGCCAAGCAGCACGACCGTGAGGCGTCGATCGTCGCCCAGGCCGGCCGCAAGGGCGCGGTCACCGTGGCGACGAACATGGCCGGCCGCGGTACGGACATCAAGCTCGGCGGCAATCCCGACGACCTCGCCGAGGCGGAGCTGCGGCAGCGCGGTCTTGACCCGCTGGAGCACGTCGAGGAGTGGGCCGCGGCCCTTCCCGCGGCGCTGGAGCGCGCCGAGGAGGCGGTCAAGGCCGAGCACGAGGAGGTCGTCGACCTCGGCGGGCTGTACGTGCTGGGCACCGAGCGGCACGAGTCGCGCCGCATCGACAACCAGCTGCGCGGCCGCTCCGGCCGGCAGGGCGACCCGGGCGAGTCCCGCTTCTACCTGTCCCTGGGCGACGACCTGATGCGGCTGTTCAAGGCGCAGATGGTCGAGCGCGTGATGTCGATGGCCAACGTGCCCGACGATGTGCCGATCGAGAACAAGATGGTCACCCGCGCCATCGCCTCGGCCCAGTCGCAGGTCGAGCAGCAGAACTTCGAGATCCGCAAGAACGTCCTGAAGTACGACGAGGTGCTCAACCGGCAGCGCGAGGTCATCTACGGCGAGCGCCGCCGCGTGCTGGAGGGCGAGGACCTGCACGAGCAGGTGCAGCACTTCATGGACGACACCATCGACGCCTACATCGACGCGGAGACCCGGGAGGGCTTCGCCGAGGACTGGGACCTGGACCGGCTGTGGGGCGCCTTCAAGCAGCTCTACCCGGCCAAGGCGACGATCGACGAGCTGGAGGAGGAGGCCGGCGACCGCGCCGGCATCACCGCCGAGTTCATCGCGGAGACCGTCAAGGACGACATCCACGAGCAGTACGCCGAGCGCGAGAAGCAGCTCACCGAGGACGTCATGCGCGAGCTGGAGCGGCGCGTGGTGCTCTCTGTGCTCGACCGCAAGTGGCGTGAGCACCTCTACGAGATGGACTACCTCCAGGAGGGCATCGGGCTGCGTGCGATGGCGCAGCGCGACCCGCTGGTGGAATACCAGCGCGAGGGCTTCGACATGTTCACGGCCATGATGGACGGGATCAAGGAGGAGTCCGTCGGCTACCTGTTCAACCTGGAGGTCCAGGTCGAGCAGCAGGTCGAGGAGGTGCCGGTGATGGCCGACGCCGAGGTGCAGGACGCGCCGCCGTCGCTGGCCAAGGACCGCCCGGAGATCCGCGCCAAGGGCCTGGACGCGCCCAAGCGGGCCGACCGGCTGCACTTCTCCGCGCCGACGGTCGACGGCGAGGGCGGTGTCGTCGAGGGCGACTTCGCGGGCGAGCCGGCGGACGCCGCCGAGGGCGAAGAGGTCGGCCAGACGCGCGCCGAGCGCCGCAAGGCCGCCAAGGGCGGCCGCCGCCGCAAGAAGTAG
- a CDS encoding LpqB family beta-propeller domain-containing protein, which translates to MRAMGGRALRVFRVGALPLGAALLLAGCASMPNGGEVRKVDNGQQADADARVRVFGIPPHPGESAAEIVSGFLEATTSGEPDFATAKKYLTDALEHRWNPSAKITVLSNGPQSDDGTEIGPKATGTVVGVSGSKTALVDAKHAYSPDEGAFHASVHLVRQGNEWRIDRLDDGLILSASDFQRIYHSVNMYYFAELGPDGQRSGTRQQTLVADPVYLRQQQTDSLTATVATLLGGPTNWLAPAVATAAPAGARLYDKGPGQGVTVDDSQHLKVRLSKEADRLGHDQCMRLAAQLFATVQGQASAKLASAEVQRADGATICSLLSTQALTPMDLVGSTDKRYFIGSEQHQLYELAGEDTTATPVRGPFGSAKADLASVAVRRDGGMAAGVKADGHLVVGSFAEGDSLRTSELTSSAQSPKNGLSAPSWDGLNDLWVADRSPAVSRLYVLPDGTGAPVPVEVPDLDGRVESLRVASDGVRIVLVEDEGGVKTLQLGLIQRGGTLEKPQFSVLHLRNLTPAGESVSSVSWAGASRLVMLGSDIGGGGQQIQYVSTDGSVAPALESIGEAVSVAASEDPTRPLLASYNGSVYWLPDDSNWKKVTQKGGSPVYPG; encoded by the coding sequence ATGCGTGCGATGGGGGGCCGGGCCCTGCGGGTGTTCAGAGTCGGTGCGCTGCCGCTGGGGGCCGCGCTGCTGCTGGCCGGATGCGCGTCCATGCCGAACGGCGGCGAGGTGCGCAAGGTCGACAACGGCCAGCAGGCGGACGCCGACGCGCGGGTGCGGGTCTTCGGCATCCCGCCGCACCCCGGGGAGAGCGCCGCCGAGATCGTCAGCGGCTTCCTTGAGGCCACCACCAGTGGTGAACCCGACTTCGCCACGGCCAAGAAGTACTTGACCGACGCGCTCGAGCACCGCTGGAATCCGTCGGCCAAGATCACCGTGCTGTCCAACGGCCCGCAGAGCGACGACGGCACGGAGATCGGCCCCAAAGCGACAGGCACCGTGGTCGGGGTGTCGGGCTCCAAGACCGCGCTGGTGGACGCCAAGCACGCCTACAGCCCCGACGAGGGCGCCTTCCACGCCTCGGTCCACCTGGTCAGGCAGGGCAACGAGTGGCGGATCGACAGGCTGGACGACGGCCTGATCCTGTCCGCGTCGGACTTCCAGCGGATATACCACTCCGTGAACATGTACTACTTCGCCGAGCTGGGCCCCGACGGGCAGCGCTCCGGCACCCGGCAGCAGACGCTCGTCGCCGACCCGGTGTATCTGCGCCAGCAGCAGACCGACTCGCTGACCGCCACCGTGGCCACGCTGCTCGGCGGTCCCACGAACTGGCTCGCTCCCGCGGTCGCCACCGCGGCGCCCGCCGGTGCCCGGCTGTACGACAAGGGCCCCGGCCAGGGCGTCACCGTGGACGACTCGCAGCATCTGAAGGTGCGGCTGAGCAAGGAGGCGGACCGTCTGGGGCACGACCAGTGCATGCGGCTGGCCGCGCAGCTCTTCGCCACCGTGCAGGGGCAGGCGTCCGCGAAACTGGCGTCCGCCGAGGTGCAGCGTGCCGACGGCGCCACGATCTGCTCGCTGCTCAGCACCCAGGCGCTCACTCCGATGGACCTGGTCGGGTCCACGGACAAGCGGTATTTCATCGGGTCCGAGCAGCACCAGTTGTACGAACTGGCGGGGGAGGACACGACCGCGACTCCGGTGCGCGGCCCGTTCGGCTCGGCCAAGGCGGATCTGGCGTCGGTCGCGGTGCGGCGCGACGGTGGGATGGCCGCGGGGGTGAAGGCCGACGGCCACCTGGTGGTCGGCTCGTTCGCGGAAGGCGACTCCCTCCGGACGTCGGAGCTGACCAGTTCCGCGCAGAGCCCGAAGAACGGGCTGAGTGCGCCGAGCTGGGACGGACTGAACGACCTGTGGGTGGCCGACCGGAGCCCGGCGGTCTCCCGGCTGTACGTGCTGCCCGACGGCACGGGCGCGCCCGTGCCGGTGGAGGTGCCGGACCTCGACGGGCGGGTCGAGTCGCTGCGGGTCGCCTCCGACGGGGTGCGGATCGTCCTGGTCGAGGACGAGGGCGGGGTCAAGACCTTGCAGCTCGGCCTGATCCAGCGGGGCGGCACCCTGGAGAAGCCGCAGTTCAGCGTGCTGCATCTGCGTAATCTCACGCCTGCCGGGGAGAGCGTGAGCTCGGTGTCGTGGGCGGGCGCCAGCCGGCTGGTGATGCTGGGCAGCGACATCGGCGGGGGCGGGCAGCAGATCCAGTACGTGAGCACCGACGGATCCGTGGCGCCCGCGCTGGAGAGCATCGGCGAGGCGGTGTCGGTCGCGGCCTCCGAGGACCCCACCAGGCCGCTGCTCGCCTCCTACAACGGCAGCGTCTACTGGCTGCCCGACGACTCGAACTGGAAGAAGGTCACCCAGAAGGGCGGCAGCCCGGTCTACCCGGGCTGA
- the mtrB gene encoding MtrAB system histidine kinase MtrB has product MRGLLPVIRSCVRWARRPLQPAARLWRRNLQLRVVAFTLLMSVGVVLLLGFVVIGQVKNGLLDAKEKAAENQATGGFSIAQNLAAQGSQAQDGSGSGTPPAPVDSGNWLNGLVGQFASGGKGVYGIVTLSPGAEAGGGPGGGSADARGSRGSNHVLPSSIPKSLSDAVETHTGALKQYTMMHTDEGTPPRPALAVGKRLTDPNGNTFQLYYIFPFDQEEKTLGLVKGTLATAGIFVVVLLGAIAWLVTRQVVTPVRMAAGIAERLAAGRLQERMQVTGEDDIARLGESFNKMAQNLQVKIQQLEDLSRMQRRFVSDVSHELRTPLTTVRMAADVIHDARTDFDPVTSRSAELLQNQLDRFESLLSDLLEISRFDAGAAELSAEPIDLRDVVRQVVDAAEPLAERKGSRVLIRGDAQPVIAEADPRRVERVLRNLLVNAIEHGDGRDVVVRLATADGAVAVAVRDYGVGLKPGEATRVFNRFWRADPARARTTGGTGLGLSIAVEDARLHGGWLQAWGEPGGGSQFRMTLPRTAGDSLRGSPIALEPDDSRRNRALITSGRPASAATPTVPAPRAGSAGGAAAGGGQGADAGRLRPPLIPPMPNVAPMRTAKADPAALPGSGARVVERREAAREDDV; this is encoded by the coding sequence ATGCGCGGTCTGCTGCCGGTGATCCGCTCGTGCGTGCGCTGGGCACGGCGTCCGCTGCAGCCGGCAGCCCGGCTGTGGCGGCGCAATCTCCAGCTGAGGGTGGTGGCCTTCACGCTGCTGATGTCGGTCGGCGTGGTGCTGCTGCTCGGCTTCGTCGTCATCGGCCAGGTGAAGAACGGCCTGCTCGACGCCAAGGAGAAGGCCGCGGAGAACCAGGCCACCGGCGGGTTCTCCATCGCGCAGAATCTGGCGGCCCAGGGCAGTCAGGCGCAGGACGGCTCGGGATCGGGGACGCCGCCCGCACCCGTGGACTCCGGCAACTGGCTCAACGGCCTGGTCGGCCAGTTCGCTAGCGGCGGCAAGGGCGTCTACGGCATCGTCACGCTCAGCCCCGGCGCCGAGGCGGGCGGCGGGCCCGGCGGAGGCAGTGCCGACGCCCGCGGGTCGCGCGGCTCGAACCACGTGCTGCCCTCCAGCATCCCCAAGTCGCTCAGTGACGCCGTCGAGACGCACACCGGCGCCCTCAAGCAGTACACGATGATGCACACCGACGAGGGCACGCCGCCGCGGCCCGCGCTCGCGGTCGGCAAACGCCTCACAGACCCCAACGGCAACACTTTCCAGCTGTATTACATCTTCCCCTTCGACCAGGAGGAGAAGACCCTCGGCCTGGTCAAGGGCACTCTGGCGACGGCCGGCATCTTCGTGGTCGTGCTGCTGGGCGCGATCGCCTGGCTGGTGACCCGGCAGGTGGTCACGCCGGTGCGGATGGCCGCCGGGATCGCCGAGCGGCTCGCGGCGGGCCGGTTGCAGGAGCGGATGCAGGTGACCGGCGAGGACGACATCGCGCGACTCGGTGAGTCGTTCAACAAGATGGCGCAGAATCTGCAGGTCAAGATCCAGCAGTTGGAGGACCTGTCGAGGATGCAGCGCCGCTTCGTCTCCGACGTGTCCCACGAGCTGCGGACCCCGCTGACGACGGTGCGGATGGCGGCGGACGTCATCCATGACGCGCGCACCGACTTCGATCCGGTGACGTCCCGCTCCGCCGAACTGCTGCAGAACCAGCTGGACCGCTTCGAATCGCTGCTGTCCGACCTGCTGGAGATCAGCAGGTTCGACGCGGGCGCGGCGGAGCTGTCGGCGGAGCCGATAGACCTGCGCGACGTCGTGAGGCAGGTGGTCGACGCGGCGGAGCCGCTGGCCGAGCGCAAGGGCAGCCGGGTGCTGATACGCGGCGACGCCCAGCCGGTCATCGCCGAGGCCGACCCCCGCAGGGTCGAGCGGGTGCTGCGCAATCTGCTGGTCAACGCGATCGAGCACGGCGACGGCCGGGATGTGGTCGTACGGCTGGCGACAGCCGACGGCGCCGTCGCGGTCGCGGTGCGGGACTACGGTGTCGGGCTCAAGCCGGGCGAGGCGACCAGGGTGTTCAACAGGTTCTGGCGGGCCGATCCGGCCCGGGCGCGCACCACGGGCGGTACGGGCCTCGGCCTGTCGATCGCGGTGGAGGACGCGCGGCTGCACGGCGGCTGGCTCCAGGCGTGGGGCGAGCCGGGCGGCGGGTCGCAGTTCCGTATGACGCTGCCGCGCACGGCCGGCGACAGCCTGCGCGGATCGCCGATCGCGCTGGAGCCCGACGACTCGCGCCGCAACCGCGCTCTGATCACCTCGGGGCGTCCGGCATCGGCGGCGACGCCGACCGTGCCCGCACCCCGGGCGGGGAGCGCGGGCGGCGCCGCGGCGGGCGGCGGGCAGGGCGCGGACGCGGGGCGGCTGCGGCCGCCGCTCATACCGCCGATGCCCAACGTCGCTCCGATGCGCACGGCGAAGGCCGATCCGGCCGCGCTGCCGGGCAGCGGGGCACGGGTGGTGGAGCGCAGGGAAGCGGCTCGGGAGGACGACGTCTGA